Proteins from one Terriglobia bacterium genomic window:
- a CDS encoding pyruvate kinase — translation MGSRSTLRVWNKTEVRDAMEALADLRADMVRLESRFSRVIRELRSDQRSSATNLVHYLALRGHDLRKLQKRLAEIGVSSLGRSEGHILDDVDRVLEILRRLHHAAPGAPSYRKSGEKCTPVLKARTEALLGPTPVGRNVRILVTAPSEAATNYELIHRLLQNGMNCLRINCAYDTPEAWGRMIANLHQAQEELDKPCNLLMDIAGPKLRIGPIEPGPRVMKVRPRRDVFGRIESPARLWLTPNENRARPPAGADGCLNLDPNWLASCAPGDSIHFKDARGSGRTMSIVAAEGANRWAELSKTAYITPETDLHLQRRGEGHLHDANVDHVPATRPLDIPAHVQCLVLRVGDTLILTRTFAPGHPAIYDEQGRLLSPATVSLTLPEIFDQVKPGEPIWFDDGKIGGAIRTVDFDAISVEITHASPEGSKLEADKGINAPESELRLPPLTSNDQRALEFIAKHADMVGYSFVRDAHGIRELQRRLADLGGEHVGIILKIETRKAFESLPDLLLAAMHGASVGVMIARGDLAIECGFERLAEVQEEILWFAEAAHVPVIWATQVLERLAKDGIPSRAEITDAAMASRAECVMLNKGPYIVDALRSLDDILRRMETHQAKKSSMMRSLKIASNYRAMPHASISVINVPATRTKKPRSLNKVRTARAAKRDIKTPSIHKKGGSEAA, via the coding sequence ATGGGCAGCCGGTCTACTTTACGGGTGTGGAACAAGACTGAAGTCAGGGACGCCATGGAGGCCTTGGCCGATCTCCGTGCAGATATGGTTCGGCTGGAAAGCCGTTTCTCGCGGGTCATCCGGGAGCTGCGTTCCGATCAGCGAAGCAGCGCTACAAACCTGGTCCACTACCTTGCCCTGCGCGGGCACGACTTGCGCAAATTGCAAAAGAGGCTGGCTGAGATTGGCGTTTCATCGCTTGGCCGCTCTGAAGGACATATTCTGGATGACGTAGATCGTGTGCTGGAAATTCTTCGCCGCCTCCACCATGCCGCACCCGGCGCTCCAAGCTACCGAAAATCGGGAGAGAAGTGCACGCCGGTGCTGAAAGCGCGTACAGAAGCACTGTTGGGGCCAACACCAGTGGGGCGGAATGTCAGGATTTTGGTGACCGCGCCGTCTGAAGCCGCGACAAACTATGAACTGATCCATCGATTGTTGCAAAACGGCATGAATTGCCTGCGAATCAATTGTGCTTATGACACTCCTGAAGCGTGGGGCCGCATGATCGCCAATTTGCATCAGGCGCAGGAGGAATTGGACAAGCCATGCAATCTGCTGATGGATATTGCAGGCCCTAAATTGCGTATTGGACCCATAGAGCCAGGGCCGCGCGTGATGAAGGTGCGCCCACGGCGCGACGTGTTCGGCCGAATCGAGAGCCCCGCCCGCTTGTGGCTAACTCCAAATGAGAATCGAGCGCGGCCGCCGGCAGGCGCCGACGGCTGCCTTAATCTCGACCCGAACTGGCTTGCATCCTGCGCACCCGGCGATTCTATTCATTTCAAAGATGCCAGAGGCTCGGGCCGCACGATGAGCATTGTGGCCGCTGAAGGCGCCAACCGTTGGGCGGAGCTGAGCAAGACCGCTTACATCACGCCAGAGACTGATCTGCATCTGCAGCGTCGTGGTGAAGGGCATCTGCACGATGCCAACGTGGACCATGTCCCCGCAACCCGGCCGCTGGATATTCCAGCACACGTACAATGCCTGGTTCTACGCGTGGGTGACACATTGATTTTGACGAGGACTTTTGCTCCTGGCCATCCGGCAATCTACGATGAGCAAGGGCGCTTACTCTCTCCCGCCACAGTTTCCCTGACCTTACCGGAAATATTCGACCAGGTAAAACCGGGCGAGCCGATCTGGTTCGACGATGGAAAAATCGGCGGCGCCATACGGACCGTCGATTTCGACGCCATCTCGGTTGAAATCACGCATGCTTCTCCAGAGGGCAGCAAACTTGAAGCGGACAAAGGCATCAATGCGCCGGAAAGCGAGTTGCGCCTGCCTCCGCTCACCAGCAATGATCAGCGCGCGCTGGAGTTTATAGCGAAACATGCCGATATGGTCGGATATTCCTTTGTGCGCGATGCCCACGGAATCCGCGAATTGCAGCGCCGGCTCGCCGATCTTGGCGGTGAACATGTGGGCATTATTTTGAAAATCGAGACCAGAAAAGCCTTTGAATCGCTGCCGGACCTTTTGTTGGCCGCGATGCACGGCGCTTCAGTGGGCGTGATGATTGCGCGGGGCGATCTCGCGATAGAGTGCGGCTTTGAGCGCCTTGCCGAGGTGCAGGAAGAGATCCTGTGGTTTGCCGAAGCCGCGCACGTTCCGGTGATCTGGGCCACACAGGTGCTGGAACGGCTGGCCAAAGATGGCATTCCTTCCCGCGCGGAGATAACCGATGCAGCCATGGCAAGCCGCGCAGAATGCGTGATGCTGAATAAAGGACCCTATATTGTGGACGCGTTGCGCAGCCTGGATGACATACTCCGCCGGATGGAGACGCATCAAGCCAAAAAAAGTTCCATGATGCGAAGCCTCAAGATAGCTTCCAACTATCGCGCAATGCCGCATGCATCAATTTCGGTCATCAATGTGCCTGCGACCAGGACAAAGAAACCTCGGTCTCTTAACAAAGTACGGACCGCGCGTGCGGCCAAAAGGGACATAAAGACGCCCTCTATTCATAAAAAAGGAGGCTCCGAGGCCGCTTGA